From Actinomyces procaprae:
CAACCGACGTGCCTCCAGTGGTACAGCACGGTCAAGGCGCCGATGGCGGCGGCGGTCATGGCCGGGGCGCCGCCCAGGGCCTGTAACCGTGCCAGCCCGAAGGCCCGCCCCACCAGGTATCCGGGGGCGAGCAGGAATAACAGTAGAAAGGCGGCCGCAGGCAGTGCCTGAAGCCAGGTCACTTGCCCCCGCCGATGGTCAGGCGGGGGGTGCCGGACCACAGGGCGGGGTCGGTGGCGCGGCGCCCGTCCAGCAGCAGCCGCACACCGGGAAGGTCCGCCGGGGTCAGGGCGGCGTACTCGGGGTGGTCGGCCTGCACGATGGCGACGTCGACGGCGTCGCCGAGGTGGTATGCGTCCCAGCCGAAGCCGGCCAGCTCGGCGTCGGTGTACATGGGGTCGTGCACCAGCACCTGCGCGCCCTTGGCACGCAGCGCCTCGACCGTGGGGAACACGCCGGAGAAGGCGGTCTCCTTCACCTTGCCGCGGTAGGAGGCGCCCAGCACCACCACGCGCAGGCCCTCCAGGTCACCCAGCAGCTCCTCGGCGCGGTCGACCACGTACTGCGGCATGGTGGCGTTGAAGGCGCGGGCGGTGCGCACGATCGAGGCGTCCGGGTCGGTGGACAGGTACAGGCGCGGGTAGACGGGGATGCAGTGGCCGCCCACGGCGATACCCGGCCGGTGGATGTGGGAGTAGGGCTGGGAGTTGCACGCGTCGATGACGCGCTGGATGTCGAATCCGGCCTTGTCGGCGTAGACGGCGAACTGGTTGGCCAGGCCGATGTTGACGTCCCGGTAGGTGGTCTCAGCCAGCTTGGCCATCTCCGCGGCCTCGGCGGTGCCCATGTCCCACACGCCGTTGGGCTGGGGCAGGTCGGTGCGCTCGTCGAAGTCGAGTACCTGCTCGTAGAAGCGGACGCCCGCCTCGGTGCCGGCCGCGTCAAGGCCGCCGACCAGCTTGGGGTAGCGGCGCAGATCGGCGAAGACTCGTCCGGTGAGCACGCGCTCGGGACTGAAGACCAGGTGGAAGTCCTCCCCCTCCTTCAGGCCGCTGATCTCCTCGATCAGCGGCTTCCAGCGGCCCCGGGTGGTGCCTACCGGCAGGGTGGTCTCGTAGGAGATCAGCGTGCCGGGGGTCAGGTGCGCGGCGAGGGAACGCGTGGCGGCGTCCATCCACTCGAAGTCCGGCTCCCAGGTCTCGTCATTGACGAACAGCGGCACCACCAGCACGACGGCATCCGCACCGGGAATGGCCTCGGCATAGTCGGTGGTGGCGCGCAGCGCCCCGGCGGGAACCAGCTGCGCCAGCCGCTCTGCGAGCTCGGCCTCACCGGGGAAGGGCTCACGGGCGGCGTTGACGGCCTCGACGGTGGCGGGGTTGACGTCCACGCCGATGACCTCGTGGCCCTTTCCGGCGTACTGGACGGCCAGGGGCAGACCGATCTTTCCCAGGGCGACGACGGCGATGCGCATGCAGGTTCCTTCCTCAGCAGCTGCGACAAACAGTAGTGAGGATACCCGCTCACCGCGTCGAGTCGACCTCGAGCAGCAGGGCATCGTAGTGAGCCCTGACATGCGTCCAGTCATTGCCGCGCAGGATGTGCTCCTGCTGGCGGCGCCGGTAGTCGGTGTCATCGGCCAGGGCCAGGATGCGGGCGGCGGCCTCCTGCGGGGTGTTCACCACCCAGTCCTCCGGGAACAGCGCCGCCGGGCCTCCCCAGCGGGCGACGTCGGGCCAGTTGCGGCATACGGGTAGTGCGCCGGAGGCAACCCCCTCGATGAAGCCCTCATGCGTGCCCTCCCGGCGCGAGGCGGAAATGATCACGCCGGCGCTCCGCAGGTACTGCTCCACCACCTCGGTGCGGCCGGTGATGGTGACTGCCTTGCCGAGGGCAGCCAGGCGGGCGGTCACGGCGTCGGCGTAGATGCGCTCCTCCGGAGACAGGTGACTCGGAAATCCGGGGCCGATGAGCAGCAGATGCCAGGCCTGGTCGGTCTGGCGCAGCAGGTCGAGGGTGTCCAGGGCCCAGGCGGGGTCCTTGCGCAAGGCGGCCCAGCCCACGAGCGCCAGGGTGCGTGCCGCGCTCGGCTCCTTGGGCAGGGCGAAACGTTGCAGCTGTGCCCGGTTGGGGACGGTAATGACCTCCAGGGTTTCGGGCAGGTGCAGGCTGGCGCGCAGAATCTCCCGGATTGCAGGGGCAACGGTGACCAACTGGTCCACGGCGGCCCAGTCCACCAGCTGCGGCATGACGGTGGAGGCCTCGTAGGAATGGATACGGATCAGGAGTCGGGCCTGGGGGGCAAGTACGGGGGCGAGCAGACTCGCCCATACAGCGGCGGCGCTCCCCCACTCCACGAAGATGGTATCCGCCCAGGCCAAGGCGGCGGCGATGTCGTCGGATATGCCGGTCAGCAGGCCGGCACCGGCGAGATCCGCCCCGCGGGCCAGCCGCAGGCGGGCGTGCAAGAGGCTGCGGCGCGATGGCCTGAGGGACAGGTCGAGCAGATCCAGGGTGCGTACCTCGCAGCGCGGGTCGGCGCGGTAGTCCTCGACGATGCCGCGGACGAAGGTCCAGTTCTTCAGGGAGATGAACAGCACCCGCTCCGGCCCCTCCTTCCGGGCGGAGGCGTGCCGGCGGGAGGCCAGCGGTGCGGTGACGGCGGCCCATGCGGCCGAGGCGCGCAGCGGAGCCAGGAATACGGCGGGGTCCGCGGTCAGGGCGGAGGTGGCGGCCGCGAAGTGCAGGCTCGGGTGGAACATCATCCGCACGGCCATGTCCAGCAGTTCCTCCGCGACCGCGTCGGCGCCGGCCTCCCATGCGGCGTCGGCCTGCGCGAGCAGGTCGGTCAGGGCGTTCGGAGGCAGAGCACCAGCGGCGGCTTGCGCGCCCGTGTTCATGGCCAGGATGGCCTCCTCGACGGCGACGACGGCCGCCGCTCGTCGACCGACCAGCAGCCCGCGCGCCCGCCCCAGCAGGCGCTGGGCGCGGGCGTGCTCGCCCCGGTCGGCCAGGAAACGGGCGCGACGGGCCGTCTCGATGGCGCCGCTGACGGCGTCGTCGCGGCGGATGGCCAGGTGCAGACGCGCCAGGGTTATGGAGGCCAGCGCGGCTCGTCCGGGCGGGGTGACGGCGGCGCGGGAGACGATCCCGGTGATCCCGGTGGCGGTGCGTGGCATCGGTGCTCAGTCCTGGTCTGGGGCCGGCGGGTTGTCGGCCGGTGCGGGTGCGGGCGCTGCGGGAAGCAGTTTGGTAAGCATGGAGGCCGCCATGAACCGCAGGGGGGGCCTCCCGGTCCAGCAGCCAGGCAGGGTCTCGCGTGAGCAGGGTGGCGGGGCGGCCGTGGCGGCGGCGCGCCTGGGCACGGTGGATGAGCACTGCGGCCGGCACCCCCGGATCCAGGCAGGCGTCAAGCAAGTCCCGGTCCGCCCGCGACAGGACGCGGTCGAAGCCGGGCGCAGCACCGTGCAGGCGCCGACACATGCCCGCCAGTGCGGCCCGCTCGGAGGGCGTCCAGATGTCCTCCCGGTCGCGGTAGTAGACGGCGCCGAACACGTGGATGCGCACCAGCTTGACCACTACGGCGCGGCGCCGCGTCGCCGTGAGCGAGGTGAACCAGGGCGCTCGCAGCACGCCGGGCAGGAAGCCGAGCTGCTCGTCCATGGGACGCACGTCATAGGTGACGCGGTCCGTGGCGTCCTCACCTATCAGGTAGACGGGGCCAGCGGAGTCGTACGCGGTGGGGACAGCGGCGAACAGGCCGGTCACCATGGACACGTCACCGCCGACGGTGGCGCCCTCCACCAGGTGGGCGCCGGTGCGCCGGAGCATCGCTACGCTGAGCAGTCCCAGCGGGGCGGAGCGGTAGGCGAGGCGGTCGGCGGCCAGGTCGGTGCGGGCGAGACGACGGACGACCCGGGTCTTAAGGGCGTCCAGGCCGTTTGAGCCGCGGCTGGTCCCGCAGGTGCTCAGGTACGGGGCGAGCAGCCTGGTGGGGCGCGGCGCGGGTGTCGGCACGATTGTCGTCGGGAGTCCCAGGGCCAGGCGGGGGATGACGAATTCGGCACCGGTCGCCTCGGCCAGCGCCAGCCAGGAGGCGACCGCGCCGGCTGCGAGGCGGTCGTCGGAGCCCATGATGGACACCCACGGGGTACGGGCGGCACGCATACCCGCGTTGAAGGGGCCGGAGGCGGAGGGGCGGGGGTCGGTGTGCTCCAGGTAGCGGACCAGATGGCGGTGCTCCGGCCGGATCGCGGCGGCGATCTCCTCGGCGGGGCGGTTG
This genomic window contains:
- a CDS encoding glycosyltransferase; translation: MPRTATGITGIVSRAAVTPPGRAALASITLARLHLAIRRDDAVSGAIETARRARFLADRGEHARAQRLLGRARGLLVGRRAAAVVAVEEAILAMNTGAQAAAGALPPNALTDLLAQADAAWEAGADAVAEELLDMAVRMMFHPSLHFAAATSALTADPAVFLAPLRASAAWAAVTAPLASRRHASARKEGPERVLFISLKNWTFVRGIVEDYRADPRCEVRTLDLLDLSLRPSRRSLLHARLRLARGADLAGAGLLTGISDDIAAALAWADTIFVEWGSAAAVWASLLAPVLAPQARLLIRIHSYEASTVMPQLVDWAAVDQLVTVAPAIREILRASLHLPETLEVITVPNRAQLQRFALPKEPSAARTLALVGWAALRKDPAWALDTLDLLRQTDQAWHLLLIGPGFPSHLSPEERIYADAVTARLAALGKAVTITGRTEVVEQYLRSAGVIISASRREGTHEGFIEGVASGALPVCRNWPDVARWGGPAALFPEDWVVNTPQEAAARILALADDTDYRRRQQEHILRGNDWTHVRAHYDALLLEVDSTR
- a CDS encoding nucleotide sugar dehydrogenase, which produces MRIAVVALGKIGLPLAVQYAGKGHEVIGVDVNPATVEAVNAAREPFPGEAELAERLAQLVPAGALRATTDYAEAIPGADAVVLVVPLFVNDETWEPDFEWMDAATRSLAAHLTPGTLISYETTLPVGTTRGRWKPLIEEISGLKEGEDFHLVFSPERVLTGRVFADLRRYPKLVGGLDAAGTEAGVRFYEQVLDFDERTDLPQPNGVWDMGTAEAAEMAKLAETTYRDVNIGLANQFAVYADKAGFDIQRVIDACNSQPYSHIHRPGIAVGGHCIPVYPRLYLSTDPDASIVRTARAFNATMPQYVVDRAEELLGDLEGLRVVVLGASYRGKVKETAFSGVFPTVEALRAKGAQVLVHDPMYTDAELAGFGWDAYHLGDAVDVAIVQADHPEYAALTPADLPGVRLLLDGRRATDPALWSGTPRLTIGGGK